DNA from Candidatus Poribacteria bacterium:
CCTCCTGTCCCTCAAAAATCGGCGATTTGTTGAGGAGTGTTCCGAAACGCGACGCAAGGGAGCGTATAGAAACAGTCTCTGGACCCGTTACGTTGAGAATCAAGGGTGGACTTTGGCAGTGTGCGAAAGCACGCAACGCAATCGCGTTAGCGTCCCCTTGCCATATTACGTTTACATTGCCCATTTTCAGGGAAATTGATTCCTCAGTATAAACTTTTTCGGCGATATCCAACAATATCCCGTAGCGGAGGTCAATCGCGTAATTCAAACGTAGGATCGCCATCGGTGTGCCGTATTGCAGTGAAAAATGGGTACATATTCGTTCACGACTCAGACAGGATTGCGCGTATTCGCCAATCGGGGAAACGGATGAATCCTCAGTTGAACCGCCGTGAGAGACTGGGGTCAGTGGGTAAACATTTCCTGTTGAAAAAACGACCAGCCGAGAATCTTTAAATTTTTCCGCTACACGTCCCGGCATATAACTGTTCATTGCCCATGTCAGGTGCTCGTTGCCTGTTGAACCGAATTTCCTGCCTGCCATTAAAATTACGTTTTGAGTGTCAGGCAAATTTTGCAGATATTCTTCCGAGAGCAAGTCAGCAGTGATCGTTTCGATACCGGCTTCATGTAAATCTTCGCGCAGCCTTGGAGCCGAAAAACGAGAGACACCGGTAACCTTTTTGGTAATACCCGCACAATCGATTGCGCGTTTTGCCTGTTTGGCGAGTGTCGGCCCCATTTTTCCACCGACACCGAGAATGAGGATATCCCCTTCCAGTGCAGCGATTGACGCTATCACCTCGTCTGTCGGTTCTGATAGTCGTGATTCCAGTTGGATTTCTGTTTTTATCAAGGGTTTTTTAACATTTTTAACAATTGAGTTTTACTCGTTTTCGGACAACAGAGGAAGCGGTTTTTGCGCTCAAAATTTTTCGCTGTAAGAACGACTTCAGCAGTTTCCGAAAGAAAGAAAGGTAAGCGAAGCGCGCCGAGTAACACTTGTAGGAGGAGTGTCTAACCTCGATTTAATTAATACTCAGCCTTGATGTTTGCCCACGTAGTGCTTAGTTTTTCTCTGGGATCAACGGCGAATAAAACGCCATTATTCATGTCGGCTTTAATTTCATCCTCACTCAATGCGCGGGTATAAAACGCGAACTCGTCAATAAAACCATTGAGATGTTGAATATCTGCTTCATTGTCCTTACC
Protein-coding regions in this window:
- a CDS encoding NAD(P)-dependent oxidoreductase, whose product is MKTEIQLESRLSEPTDEVIASIAALEGDILILGVGGKMGPTLAKQAKRAIDCAGITKKVTGVSRFSAPRLREDLHEAGIETITADLLSEEYLQNLPDTQNVILMAGRKFGSTGNEHLTWAMNSYMPGRVAEKFKDSRLVVFSTGNVYPLTPVSHGGSTEDSSVSPIGEYAQSCLSRERICTHFSLQYGTPMAILRLNYAIDLRYGILLDIAEKVYTEESISLKMGNVNVIWQGDANAIALRAFAHCQSPPLILNVTGPETVSIRSLASRFGTLLNKSPIFEGQEAETALLSNASQCHRLFGYPRVSLEQMIEWMAEWVRIGGTTLRKPTYFEVRDGKF